The Gambusia affinis linkage group LG11, SWU_Gaff_1.0, whole genome shotgun sequence genome contains a region encoding:
- the LOC122839299 gene encoding collagen alpha-2(VI) chain-like isoform X2: protein MTGINSVAPVILWVIIVTVFQATSPQPAPPRGPRPIPGRGDSPEPTPGPLPPEPTPRPEATIIDCPIRLFFTIDTSETIALQESPPGSLVENIKEFMKIFAQKLEDEEYRGQIQITWSFGGLHFSQKQVLFSQFTSKQSFIRNLSQIKYLGKGTYIDCALTNMTHQMTYSGTQAVLFSVIITDGHVTGSPCGGIKVAGDKARDQGIHIFSVAASRSIDELGMREIAGSPTEVYRDDYIVMEIVNGRPRMNTETIDRIIKVMKYQAYLQCYKPTCLAVPGIPGRKGASGQKGIKGDRGFKGPKGQKGNQGDPGIEGSIGRPGQQGEIGFKGEKGEIGLIGAKGAAGSPGRNGTNGQKGKIGRIGAPGCKGDPGEKGPDGYPGDPGDSGISGKTGEKGDTGFPGKMGPPGPVGNPGLKGEEGNPGNQGLPGEKGIPGISGKPGLTGEAGTRGDPGRKGAPGQDGAPGPKGDRGASGDRGRPGEDGVRGAKGNQGLPGPRGRPGEPGSAGAKGTVGPPGDPGLRGDPGPPGPQGDNGRPGFNYPGPRGPTGERGDPGKSGPRGGRGECGAKGEPGAKGAPGEPGEPGQPGEPGERGPQGDPGKDGGPGPAGDPGLTDCDVMTYIRETCGCCDCEKHCGALDIVFVIDSSESVGMTNFTLEKNFVIHTINKLGSMASDPTSPTGTRVGVVQFSHEGTFEAIRLDDPSIDSMSSFKTAVKNLQWIAGGTFTPSALKFAYDNLIRDSKRARAKVSVVVVTDGRFDPRDDDSKLRYLCDDPNVVVNAIGVGDMFDKEHDSETLVSIACNNKSRITEMKKYTDLVADNFIQKMETVLCPDPVIKCPDLPCKSEPAVAPCVGRPIELVFLLDGSERLGRENFGHACHFVQMVANALTMAKNRNDQNGARLALTEFGNENENQLSFLLTHDQKAITSGLSGLHYLDTSSAVGPAIFKTINEILGKGPTRKTRRGAEVSFVFITDGITNITNLDEAASAMRREHIFSTVIATGSDVDEEVLTKLALGDQTAIFKNEKFSDLLQPSFFDSFVRWVC from the exons ATGACTGGAATCAATTCAGTCGCGCCAGTGATTTTATGGGTCATCATTGTGACGGTGTTCCAAGCCACATCGCCTCAACCTGCTCCCCCTCGAGGACCCAGGCCCATACCTGGACGGGGTGACAGTCCGGAACCAACACCAGGTCCGCTGCCCCCGGAGCCCACACCAAGACCAGAAG CAACAATCATCGACTGTCCCATCAGGCTGTTTTTCACCATTGACACCTCAGAGACCATCGCCCTGCAGGAATCTCCGCCCGGGAGTCTGGTGGAGAACATCAAGGAGTTCATGAAGATATTCGCCCAGAAACTCGAAGACGAGGAGTACAGGGGCCAGATCCAGATCACTTGGTCCTTTGGGGGATTGCACTTCTCTCAGAAGCAGGTGTTGTTCAGTCAGTTCACGAGTAAACAAAGCTTCATCAGGAATCTCAGTCAGATAAAATACCTGGGCAAAGGCACCTACATCGACTGCGCTCTCACAAATATGACCCACCAGATGACGTACTCAGGGACACAGGCTGTCCTGTTCTCAGTGATCATCACAGATGGTCACGTGACGGGGAGTCCGTGCGGGGGGATCAAGGTGGCAGGCGACAAGGCTCGGGATCAAGGGATCCACATTTTTTCAGTAGCAGCCTCCAGAAGCATCGATGAACTAGGGATGAGGGAGATAGCCGGCTCACCCACAGAGGTGTACCGAGACGATTACATAGTCATGGAGATCGTTAATGGAAGACCGAGGATGAACACTGAAACTATTGATCGCATCATCAAAGTCATG aaatatCAAGCATATCTTCAg TGTTATAAACCTACATGCCTTGCAGTCCCTGGGATCCCGGGACGCAAAGGGGCCTCAGGTCAAAAA GGCATTAAAGGTGACCGAGGCTTCAAAGGACCAAAAGGTCAAAAAGGTAACCAG GGTGATCCTGGGATTGAAGGTTCAATTGGACGACCTGGTCAACAG GGAGAAATTGGTTTTAAAGGTGAAAAG GGTGAAATTGGATTAATTGGAGCAAAG GGTGCGGCGGGTTCACCAGGAAGGAATGGAACAAATGGACAAAAG GGTAAAATTGGTCGAATTGGAGCTCCTGGCTGCAAAGGTGATCCGGGTGAAAAA GGACCAGATGGATACCCAGGAGACCCTGGTGACTCTGGAATATctggaaaaacaggagaaaag GGAGATACAGGTTTTCCTGGGAAGATGGGCCCCCCAGGCCCTGTGGGAAATCCAGGACTAAAG GGTGAAGAGGGAAATCCTGGAAATCAAGGATTACCTGGAGAAAAAGGGATTCCT GGGATCAGTGGCAAACCAGGACTGACGGGCGAAGCG GGCACGAGAGGAGATCCTGGAAGGAAGGGGGCGCCAGGACAAGATGGGGCCCCAGGACCAAAG GGAGATCGAGGAGCATCGGGGGACAGAGGTCGACCTGGGGAGGATGGAGTTAGGGGTGCGAAG GGAAACCAAGGACTACCAGGACCAAGGGGTCGGCCAGGAGAACCAGGCAGCGCTGGAGCAAAA GGCACAGTGGGGCCTCCTGGAGACCCCGGACTGAGAGGAGATCCTGGACCACCTGGACCGCAG GGAGACAATGGAAGACCAGGATTCAACTACCCTGGACCAAGAGGACCAACA ggagagagaggagatcCGGGCAAGAGTGGACCCAGAGGGGGCAGAGGTGAATGCGGTGCAAAAGGGGAGCCAGGAGCTAAAGGAGCACCAGGAGAGCCT GGGGAACCAGGGCAGCCAGGAGAGCCAGGAGAGAGAGGACCCCAGGGAGACCCTGGAAAAGAT GGGGGTCCAGGGCCAGCTGGGGATCCTGGGCTCACT GACTGTGATGTTATGACGTACATCAGGGAGACGTGTGGTTGTTGTG acTGTGAGAAACACTGCGGCGCTCTGGACATTGTCTTTGTAATTGACAGCTCTGAGAGCGTCGGGATGACCAACTTCACCCTGGAAAAGAACTTTGTTATCCACACCATCAACAAGCTGGGATCAATGGCCTCTGACCCCACGTCTCCAACAG GTACGAGAGTTGGAGTGGTACAGTTCAGTCACGAAGGAACATTTGAGGCCATACGCCTCGATGACCCTTCCATAGACTCCATGTCTTCATTCAAGACAGCAGTGAAGAATCTTCAGTGGATTGCTGGGGGCACATTTACACCCTCTGCACTCAAGTTTGCCTATGATAACCTAATAAGGGACAGCAAGAGAGCCCGTGCCAAAGTATCTGTAGTGGTAGTCACAGACGGTCGCTTTGACCCTCGTGATGATGACAGTAAACTCAGGTACCTCTGCGATGACCCCAATGTGGTGGTGAATGCCATTGGGGTTGGTGACATGTTTGACAAGGAACATGACAGTGAGACCCTAGTATCTATAGCCTGTAACAACAAGAGCCGCATCACTGAGATGAAGAAATACACAGACTTAGTGGCTGATAACTTCATTCAGAAGATGGAAACAGTTCTCTGTCCTG ATCCAGTGATTAAGTGTCCAGATCTTCCCTGTAAAAGTG AACCTGCTGTAGCTCCATGTGTTGGACGACCCATAGAGCTGGTGTTTCTTCTCGACGGTTCGGAGCGCCTCGGGAGGGAAAACTTTGGCCATGCATGTCATTTTGTTCAAATGGTTGCAAATGCATTGACAATGGCCAAGAACAGGAATGACCAAAACGGGGCTCGTCTGGCACTGACAGAGTTTGGCAATGAGAATGAAAACCAACTGTCCTTTCTTCTTACACACGACCAGAAGGCTATCACTTCTGGTCTATCAGGTTTACATTATCTTGATACTTCGTCAGCAGTGGGGCCTGCCATCTTCAAAACCATCAATGAGATTTTGGGTAAAGGGCCCACTCGCAAGACAAGACGTGGTGCCGaggtttcatttgttttcatcacaGATGGTATTACTAACATCACCAACCTGGACGAGGCAGCTTCTGCCATGCGCAGGGAACACATCTTTTCCACTGTGATCGCCACGGGAAGTGATGTGGATGAAGAAGTCCTAACAAAGTTGGCTCTGGGTGACCAGACTGCCATCTTTAAGAATGAAAAATTTTCTGATCTGTTACAGCCTAGTTTCTTTGACAGTTTTGTCAGGTGGGTGTGTTAG
- the LOC122839299 gene encoding collagen alpha-2(VI) chain-like isoform X1 translates to MTGINSVAPVILWVIIVTVFQATSPQPAPPRGPRPIPGRGDSPEPTPGPLPPEPTPRPEGCETTIIDCPIRLFFTIDTSETIALQESPPGSLVENIKEFMKIFAQKLEDEEYRGQIQITWSFGGLHFSQKQVLFSQFTSKQSFIRNLSQIKYLGKGTYIDCALTNMTHQMTYSGTQAVLFSVIITDGHVTGSPCGGIKVAGDKARDQGIHIFSVAASRSIDELGMREIAGSPTEVYRDDYIVMEIVNGRPRMNTETIDRIIKVMKYQAYLQCYKPTCLAVPGIPGRKGASGQKGIKGDRGFKGPKGQKGNQGDPGIEGSIGRPGQQGEIGFKGEKGEIGLIGAKGAAGSPGRNGTNGQKGKIGRIGAPGCKGDPGEKGPDGYPGDPGDSGISGKTGEKGDTGFPGKMGPPGPVGNPGLKGEEGNPGNQGLPGEKGIPGISGKPGLTGEAGTRGDPGRKGAPGQDGAPGPKGDRGASGDRGRPGEDGVRGAKGNQGLPGPRGRPGEPGSAGAKGTVGPPGDPGLRGDPGPPGPQGDNGRPGFNYPGPRGPTGERGDPGKSGPRGGRGECGAKGEPGAKGAPGEPGEPGQPGEPGERGPQGDPGKDGGPGPAGDPGLTDCDVMTYIRETCGCCDCEKHCGALDIVFVIDSSESVGMTNFTLEKNFVIHTINKLGSMASDPTSPTGTRVGVVQFSHEGTFEAIRLDDPSIDSMSSFKTAVKNLQWIAGGTFTPSALKFAYDNLIRDSKRARAKVSVVVVTDGRFDPRDDDSKLRYLCDDPNVVVNAIGVGDMFDKEHDSETLVSIACNNKSRITEMKKYTDLVADNFIQKMETVLCPDPVIKCPDLPCKSEPAVAPCVGRPIELVFLLDGSERLGRENFGHACHFVQMVANALTMAKNRNDQNGARLALTEFGNENENQLSFLLTHDQKAITSGLSGLHYLDTSSAVGPAIFKTINEILGKGPTRKTRRGAEVSFVFITDGITNITNLDEAASAMRREHIFSTVIATGSDVDEEVLTKLALGDQTAIFKNEKFSDLLQPSFFDSFVRWVC, encoded by the exons ATGACTGGAATCAATTCAGTCGCGCCAGTGATTTTATGGGTCATCATTGTGACGGTGTTCCAAGCCACATCGCCTCAACCTGCTCCCCCTCGAGGACCCAGGCCCATACCTGGACGGGGTGACAGTCCGGAACCAACACCAGGTCCGCTGCCCCCGGAGCCCACACCAAGACCAGAAGGTTGTGAGA CAACAATCATCGACTGTCCCATCAGGCTGTTTTTCACCATTGACACCTCAGAGACCATCGCCCTGCAGGAATCTCCGCCCGGGAGTCTGGTGGAGAACATCAAGGAGTTCATGAAGATATTCGCCCAGAAACTCGAAGACGAGGAGTACAGGGGCCAGATCCAGATCACTTGGTCCTTTGGGGGATTGCACTTCTCTCAGAAGCAGGTGTTGTTCAGTCAGTTCACGAGTAAACAAAGCTTCATCAGGAATCTCAGTCAGATAAAATACCTGGGCAAAGGCACCTACATCGACTGCGCTCTCACAAATATGACCCACCAGATGACGTACTCAGGGACACAGGCTGTCCTGTTCTCAGTGATCATCACAGATGGTCACGTGACGGGGAGTCCGTGCGGGGGGATCAAGGTGGCAGGCGACAAGGCTCGGGATCAAGGGATCCACATTTTTTCAGTAGCAGCCTCCAGAAGCATCGATGAACTAGGGATGAGGGAGATAGCCGGCTCACCCACAGAGGTGTACCGAGACGATTACATAGTCATGGAGATCGTTAATGGAAGACCGAGGATGAACACTGAAACTATTGATCGCATCATCAAAGTCATG aaatatCAAGCATATCTTCAg TGTTATAAACCTACATGCCTTGCAGTCCCTGGGATCCCGGGACGCAAAGGGGCCTCAGGTCAAAAA GGCATTAAAGGTGACCGAGGCTTCAAAGGACCAAAAGGTCAAAAAGGTAACCAG GGTGATCCTGGGATTGAAGGTTCAATTGGACGACCTGGTCAACAG GGAGAAATTGGTTTTAAAGGTGAAAAG GGTGAAATTGGATTAATTGGAGCAAAG GGTGCGGCGGGTTCACCAGGAAGGAATGGAACAAATGGACAAAAG GGTAAAATTGGTCGAATTGGAGCTCCTGGCTGCAAAGGTGATCCGGGTGAAAAA GGACCAGATGGATACCCAGGAGACCCTGGTGACTCTGGAATATctggaaaaacaggagaaaag GGAGATACAGGTTTTCCTGGGAAGATGGGCCCCCCAGGCCCTGTGGGAAATCCAGGACTAAAG GGTGAAGAGGGAAATCCTGGAAATCAAGGATTACCTGGAGAAAAAGGGATTCCT GGGATCAGTGGCAAACCAGGACTGACGGGCGAAGCG GGCACGAGAGGAGATCCTGGAAGGAAGGGGGCGCCAGGACAAGATGGGGCCCCAGGACCAAAG GGAGATCGAGGAGCATCGGGGGACAGAGGTCGACCTGGGGAGGATGGAGTTAGGGGTGCGAAG GGAAACCAAGGACTACCAGGACCAAGGGGTCGGCCAGGAGAACCAGGCAGCGCTGGAGCAAAA GGCACAGTGGGGCCTCCTGGAGACCCCGGACTGAGAGGAGATCCTGGACCACCTGGACCGCAG GGAGACAATGGAAGACCAGGATTCAACTACCCTGGACCAAGAGGACCAACA ggagagagaggagatcCGGGCAAGAGTGGACCCAGAGGGGGCAGAGGTGAATGCGGTGCAAAAGGGGAGCCAGGAGCTAAAGGAGCACCAGGAGAGCCT GGGGAACCAGGGCAGCCAGGAGAGCCAGGAGAGAGAGGACCCCAGGGAGACCCTGGAAAAGAT GGGGGTCCAGGGCCAGCTGGGGATCCTGGGCTCACT GACTGTGATGTTATGACGTACATCAGGGAGACGTGTGGTTGTTGTG acTGTGAGAAACACTGCGGCGCTCTGGACATTGTCTTTGTAATTGACAGCTCTGAGAGCGTCGGGATGACCAACTTCACCCTGGAAAAGAACTTTGTTATCCACACCATCAACAAGCTGGGATCAATGGCCTCTGACCCCACGTCTCCAACAG GTACGAGAGTTGGAGTGGTACAGTTCAGTCACGAAGGAACATTTGAGGCCATACGCCTCGATGACCCTTCCATAGACTCCATGTCTTCATTCAAGACAGCAGTGAAGAATCTTCAGTGGATTGCTGGGGGCACATTTACACCCTCTGCACTCAAGTTTGCCTATGATAACCTAATAAGGGACAGCAAGAGAGCCCGTGCCAAAGTATCTGTAGTGGTAGTCACAGACGGTCGCTTTGACCCTCGTGATGATGACAGTAAACTCAGGTACCTCTGCGATGACCCCAATGTGGTGGTGAATGCCATTGGGGTTGGTGACATGTTTGACAAGGAACATGACAGTGAGACCCTAGTATCTATAGCCTGTAACAACAAGAGCCGCATCACTGAGATGAAGAAATACACAGACTTAGTGGCTGATAACTTCATTCAGAAGATGGAAACAGTTCTCTGTCCTG ATCCAGTGATTAAGTGTCCAGATCTTCCCTGTAAAAGTG AACCTGCTGTAGCTCCATGTGTTGGACGACCCATAGAGCTGGTGTTTCTTCTCGACGGTTCGGAGCGCCTCGGGAGGGAAAACTTTGGCCATGCATGTCATTTTGTTCAAATGGTTGCAAATGCATTGACAATGGCCAAGAACAGGAATGACCAAAACGGGGCTCGTCTGGCACTGACAGAGTTTGGCAATGAGAATGAAAACCAACTGTCCTTTCTTCTTACACACGACCAGAAGGCTATCACTTCTGGTCTATCAGGTTTACATTATCTTGATACTTCGTCAGCAGTGGGGCCTGCCATCTTCAAAACCATCAATGAGATTTTGGGTAAAGGGCCCACTCGCAAGACAAGACGTGGTGCCGaggtttcatttgttttcatcacaGATGGTATTACTAACATCACCAACCTGGACGAGGCAGCTTCTGCCATGCGCAGGGAACACATCTTTTCCACTGTGATCGCCACGGGAAGTGATGTGGATGAAGAAGTCCTAACAAAGTTGGCTCTGGGTGACCAGACTGCCATCTTTAAGAATGAAAAATTTTCTGATCTGTTACAGCCTAGTTTCTTTGACAGTTTTGTCAGGTGGGTGTGTTAG
- the xrcc5 gene encoding X-ray repair cross-complementing protein 5: MAGAKSALVLCMDVGFSMSNSAPGEEPPFAQAKKVIQKFVQRQVFKETKDELALVLFGTDSTKNSLDRDGQYQNIKVHRHLMMPDFELLEEIEHQIHPENQQADWLDALVVSMDLLKTETQGKKCDRLNIVLLTDLSTEASSDKLDVIIENLKQAGITLQFFLPFPVEDEEEGEGDGDRTGSGDPGRGKGLSREQQSGLEMVKNIMLSLDEEEGLEEIYTFRNAVEQLRMFKRVERRPMTWPCQLTIGSSLSIRIVGYKAVTEEKLKKMWITVDAQSNQRDDVKRETVFCLDDDNETEVQKEDIIQGFRYGSDIVPFSKVDQDQMKYKHDGKCFAVLGFTKKNLVLRHQFMGTQVVKIFPARDDEHAGVAMSALIRGLDELNMVAIVRYAYDRRSNPQVGAAFPCIKPEYECLLYVQLPFMEDLYGRQFTFPSLENNKKIAPSETQLSAMDSLIDSMMLVTEDTDLLKPHHLPNPAFQRHFQCLHHRAVHPDSPLPPTEPWLEAALDRPEVIQERCQAPLEEIKKLFPLTEVEKKKKLKTSAQIFGKDSEEPDAKKAKEDEEEDEYSLANIAEGSVTSVGSVDPARDFRALIKQKTLPFGEVCQQLTHRIEQLLSNKNTHYYMKSITCIQAFREQSVKRGNADLFNSYLQSLKRSIPNRALEVFWDLLVQDAVTLISKDEVEGSAVSKSEASQFLLAEERKEQVAPEPVEDTGDVDDLLDMM; encoded by the exons ATGGCCGGAGCAAAG TCAGCCCTGGTTCTCTGCATGGATGTGGGCTTCTCCATGTCCAACTCAGCCCCGGGTGAAGAGCCTCCATTTGCACAGGCGAAAAAAGTCATCCAGAAGTTTGTCCAGCGCCAG GTTTTTAAAGAGACCAAGGATGAACTGGCTTTGGTTCTGTTTGGCACGGACTCTACCAAAAACTCTTTGGACCGGGATGGGCAATACCAGAACATCAAAGTGCATCGTCATCTTATGATGCCGGACTTcgagctgctggaggagattGAACATCAGATCCACCCTGAGAATCAGCAGGCCGACT GGCTGGATGCGCTCGTAGTTTCCATGGATCTTCTCAAGACAGAAACCCA gggGAAAAAGTGTGATCGCTTAAACATTGTTCTCCTGACTGACCTGAGCACGGAGGCCAGTTCAGACAAGCTGGATGTTATAATTGAGAACTTGAAACAAGCTGGAATCACCCTGCAGTTCTT TTTGCCTTTCCCAGTGGAGGATGAAGAAGAGGGTGAAGGAGATGGGGACAGAACAGGTTCCGGTGACCCTGGTAGGGGCAAAGGTCTCTCCAGGGAACAGCAAAGTGGCCTGGAAATGGTTAAAAACATCATGCTGAGTCTGGACGAGGAGGAGGGCCTAGAGGAAATTTACACATTCAG GAATGCTGTGGAGCAGCTGCGTATGTTTAAACGCGTTGAGAGGAGACCCATGACCTGGCCCTGTCAGCTCACCATCGGTAGCTCTCTGTCCATCCGTATTGTTGGCTACAAAGCA GTGACTGaggagaaactgaagaaaatgtggATCACAGTCGATGCTCAAAGCAACCAGAGAGATGATGTGAAGAGAGAGACTGTTTTCTGTCTGGATGACGACAATGAGACAGAGGTGCAGAAGGAAGACATTATTCAGG GTTTTCGTTACGGAAGTGATATTGTACCTTTCTCCAAAGTGGATCAGGATCAGATGAAATACAAGCATGATGGGAAGTGCTTTGCTGTCCTGGGCTTCACTAAAAAGAACTTg GTTCTTCGCCATCAGTTCATGGGGACACAGGTTGTCAAGATATTTCCTGCACGGGATGATGAG CATGCAGGCGTGGCCATGTCGGCTCTGATCCGTGGTCTGGATGAGCTCAACATGGTTGCCATTGTGCGTTACGCCTACGACCGGCGCAGCAATCCTCAAGTGGGCGCTGCATTCCCGTGTATCAAGCCTGAATATGAG TGCCTGTTATATGTTCAGCTGCCCTTCATGGAAGATCTCTATGGAAGACAGTTCACATTTCCGTCTCTTGAGAACAACAAGAAGATTGCTCCATCAG AGACGCAGCTGTCGGCCATGGACTCTCTTATCGATTCGATGATGCTTGTAACAGAAGACACAGATTTGCTCAAACCTCACCATCTTCCCAACCCGGCTTTCCAGAGACACTTCCAG tgtCTGCACCACAGGGCTGTACACCCCGACTCTCCTCTTCCCCCCACGGAGCCGTGGCTGGAGGCTGCTCTCGATCGCCCTGAGGTCATCCAGGAACGCTGCCAAGCTCCACTGGAGGAGATAAAGAAGTTGTTTCCACTCACCGAagtagagaagaaaaagaagctgaagACAAGCGCTCAGATTTTTGGCAAAGA CTCTGAGGAACCAGATGCcaagaaagcaaaagaagacgaagaagagGACGAGTATAGCCTGGCAAACATCGCTGAAGGATCTGTTACTTCT GTGGGAAGCGTCGATCCAGCCCGGGACTTCCGCGCTCTGATCAAACAGAAAACTCTTCCGTTTGGAGAAG TCTGTCAGCAGCTGACTCACAGGATAGAGCAGCTGCTTAGCAACAAGAACACGCACTACTACATGAAAAGCATCACCTGTATCCAGGCTTTCAGAGAGCAGTCTGTTAAG CGGGGGAACGCTGATCTGTTCAACAGTTACCTTCAGTCCCTGAAAAGGAGTATTCCCAACAGAGCCCTCGAGGTCTTCTGGGACCTGCTTGTTCAAG ACGCTGTGACTTTGATCAGCAAGGACGAGGTTGAAGGAAGCGCCGTGTCGAAAAGTGAAGCTTCTCAG tttctttTGGCTGAGGAAAGGAAAGAACAAGTTGCCCCTGAACCGGTGGAAGACACTGGCGATGTTGATGACTTG CTGGACATGATGTAA